From the genome of Notolabrus celidotus isolate fNotCel1 chromosome 5, fNotCel1.pri, whole genome shotgun sequence, one region includes:
- the dnajc18 gene encoding dnaJ homolog subfamily C member 18, producing MDKEEADRLIEKAKLCLRSGRTDRALQLLYEAQNIYPSTRARVLIDAIVRNEGPSSQEADHVPPPSGWRDEDIRNSDKSNASAEDKKSYTEDQRQGVHRIKNCKDFYEILGVSKNASEEDLKKAYRKLALKFHPDKNFAPGATDAFKAIGNAYAVLSNPEKRQQYDQYGDQSAASNAPQHSSHSRHGYHRNFHRDFEADISPEELFNIFFGGRFPTGNIHVYTNQGASYSQFYQPRRRRAYERREEVVEDNQSQNTFTALLQLLPVLVLILISVFTQMMATNPPYSLFYKPAMGLVVSRETQHMGVPYYVDKSFQKEYRGATLDELEKTIENDYIEHLQNSCWKEKQQKSDLANLGQLYRDDRLKQKAESMRLDHCEKLHRLVGRQRGK from the exons ATggacaaagaagaagcagacCGGCTGATAGAGAAGGCGAAGCTGTGTTTACGGTCAGGACGGACAGATCGGGCGCTGCAGCTGCTTTATGAAGCCCAGAATATTTATCCCAGCACCCGGGCCAGAG TGCTCATCGATGCCATAGTAAGGAATGAAGGGCCTTCCTCTCAAGAGGCGGACCACGTGCCCCCTCCATCTGGCTGGAGAGACGAGGACATCCGAAACAGTGATAAGAGCAATGCAAGTGCTGAAGACAAGAAGAGCTACACCGAGGATCAACGCCAGGGTGTTCACAG AATAAAGAATTGCAAGGACTTTTATGAAATCCTTGGTGTTTCCAAAAATGCAAGTGAAGAAGATTTGAAGAAGGCGTACAGGAAGTTGGCCCTCAAGTTTCACCCCGACAAGAACTTTGCTCCAGGAGCTACAGATGCTTTTAAAG CAATAGGCAATGCGTACGCAGTGCTGAGCAACCCAGAGAAGAGGCAGCAGTATGATCAATACGGAGATCAATCTGCAGCCTCAAATGCACCCCAACACTCCAGCCACAGTCGCCATGGATACCACAGAAACTTCCACAGAGACTTCGAGGCCGACATTTCCCCAGAGGAGctctttaatattttcttcGGGGGGCGGTTTCCCACAG GAAATATCCACGTGTACACAAACCAAGGAGCCTCCTACTCTCAGTTCTATCAGCCTCGTCGTCGACGTGCTTATGAGAGGCgcgaggaggtggtggaggacaACCAGAGTCAG AACACCTTCACagctctcctgcagctgctccCTGTGCTGGTGCTAATCCTCATATCAGTGTTTACTCAGATGATGGCCACTAACCCGCCCTACAGTCTCTTCTATAAGCC GGCCATGGGGCTAGTGGTGTCCAGAGAAACGCAGCACATGGGTGTACCGTACTACGTGGATAAAAGTTTCCAGAAGGAGTACCGCGGAGCTACGCTGGACGAACTAGAGAAAACCATCGAAAACGACTATATTGAACACCTGCAGAACAGCTGCTGGAAAGAGAAACAGCAAA AGTCAGACTTGGCAAACCTGGGACAGCTATATCGAGATGATCGGTTAAAGCAGAAGGCCGAGTCCATGAGGCTCGACCACTGTGAGAAACTACATCGACTGGTCGGGCGTCAGAGAGGCAAATGA